One window of Bacteroides sp. AN502(2024) genomic DNA carries:
- a CDS encoding GH92 family glycosyl hydrolase → MKLTHLSVSVAVALMLGACNETRQAAPEKSPVDYVNPYIGNVSHLLVPTFPTIQLPNSMLRVYPERADYTSETVNGLPVIVTNHRERSAFSLTPYQGDSLRPTVAYTYDNEQITPYSYSVDLDDNRMSAEYALSHQSAIYRITFEAGRPAYLIVRSRNGAIRTGENFICGHQQLSANTNVYLYIETKEKPVESGIVKTGTIDQTQDRTEGTNACAAWRFADGTTSVSLRYGISFISEEQAEKNLRREQKDYNLEALATAGRETWNEALGRIRVEGGTEDEKTVFYTSLYRTFERPVCMSEDGRYFSAFDGKVHEDSGTPFYTDDWIWDTYRAAHPLRALIDQRKEEDIIASYLRMAEQMGNMWMPTFPETTGDTRRMNSNHAVATVADALAKGLKVDTAKAYEACRRGMEEKTLAPWSGKPAGWLDAFYRDHGYIPALRPGEAETDPNVHPFEKRQPVAVTLGTSYDQWCLSRIAAALGRTNEAAHYLQCAHNYRHLFNAETGFFHPKDKEGRWIEPFDYRFPGGMGAREYYGENNGWVYRWDVPHNVADLIRLMGGNERFIANLDRTFSEPLGRSKFEFYAQLPDHTGNVGQFSMANEPSLHVPYLYNYAGQPWKTQKRIRQMLRTWFRNDLMGIPGDEDGGGMTSFVVFSSLGFYPVTPGFPAYNIGSPLFNRVRMTLSNGKVFEIEAQGASDENKYIQRAMLNGQEWNKPWFGHDDLKEGGKLVLVMGNRPNKAWGSGADAVPPSADKEQ, encoded by the coding sequence ATGAAACTTACACATTTATCCGTTTCCGTAGCAGTGGCCTTGATGTTGGGAGCCTGTAACGAAACACGACAGGCAGCGCCGGAGAAAAGTCCGGTGGACTATGTAAACCCCTACATAGGCAATGTCAGCCATCTGCTCGTCCCGACGTTCCCCACCATCCAGTTGCCTAACAGCATGCTGCGGGTCTATCCCGAACGTGCCGACTACACGTCCGAGACGGTGAACGGCCTGCCCGTCATCGTCACCAACCACCGCGAACGTTCGGCGTTCAGTCTCACCCCTTATCAGGGAGACAGCCTGCGCCCGACCGTAGCCTATACGTACGACAACGAGCAGATCACTCCTTACTCGTATAGCGTAGACCTGGACGACAACCGCATGAGCGCTGAGTATGCCCTCTCGCACCAATCGGCTATCTACCGCATCACTTTCGAGGCGGGACGACCCGCCTACCTCATCGTCCGTTCGCGCAACGGTGCCATCCGCACCGGTGAGAACTTCATCTGCGGACATCAGCAACTGAGCGCCAATACAAACGTCTATTTATATATCGAGACGAAAGAGAAACCCGTGGAATCCGGCATCGTAAAGACCGGAACCATCGACCAGACCCAAGATCGGACGGAAGGTACCAACGCCTGCGCCGCCTGGCGTTTTGCCGACGGGACCACTTCGGTCAGCCTGCGCTACGGCATCTCCTTCATCAGCGAGGAGCAGGCCGAGAAGAATCTACGCCGCGAACAGAAGGATTACAACCTCGAAGCCCTTGCCACTGCCGGACGGGAGACCTGGAACGAGGCCTTGGGCCGCATCCGTGTGGAAGGAGGAACGGAGGATGAGAAGACCGTATTCTACACCTCCCTCTACCGCACCTTCGAGCGTCCCGTATGCATGAGCGAGGACGGACGCTATTTCAGCGCCTTCGATGGCAAGGTGCACGAAGACAGTGGCACGCCCTTCTATACCGACGACTGGATTTGGGACACCTACCGCGCCGCACATCCCCTGCGCGCGCTCATCGACCAACGGAAAGAGGAGGATATCATCGCCTCTTACCTGCGCATGGCCGAACAGATGGGGAATATGTGGATGCCCACCTTCCCCGAGACCACGGGCGACACGCGCCGCATGAACTCCAACCATGCCGTGGCAACCGTGGCCGACGCACTGGCAAAGGGGCTGAAGGTGGACACTGCCAAGGCATACGAAGCCTGCCGCCGAGGCATGGAGGAGAAGACTCTTGCCCCTTGGTCGGGCAAGCCTGCCGGATGGCTGGACGCCTTCTATCGCGACCACGGTTACATCCCTGCCCTCCGTCCGGGCGAAGCGGAGACCGATCCCAACGTGCATCCCTTCGAGAAACGCCAGCCCGTAGCCGTCACGCTGGGAACCAGCTACGACCAGTGGTGCCTCTCGCGCATCGCCGCCGCCCTGGGACGGACGAACGAAGCCGCACACTACCTGCAATGCGCGCACAACTACCGCCACCTCTTCAACGCCGAGACCGGCTTCTTCCACCCCAAGGACAAGGAAGGACGCTGGATAGAGCCCTTCGACTACCGCTTCCCCGGTGGCATGGGCGCCCGCGAATATTACGGTGAGAACAACGGCTGGGTCTATCGCTGGGATGTGCCCCACAACGTGGCAGACCTCATCCGCCTGATGGGTGGCAACGAGCGGTTTATCGCCAATCTCGACCGGACTTTCAGCGAACCGCTGGGACGCAGCAAATTCGAGTTCTACGCCCAACTGCCCGACCACACGGGCAACGTAGGTCAGTTCTCAATGGCCAACGAACCGTCCCTGCACGTGCCCTATCTCTATAATTACGCCGGACAGCCTTGGAAAACGCAGAAACGCATCCGACAGATGCTCCGCACATGGTTCCGCAACGACCTGATGGGCATCCCCGGTGACGAGGACGGTGGCGGGATGACCTCGTTCGTGGTCTTCTCCTCGCTGGGATTCTATCCCGTCACCCCCGGTTTCCCCGCCTACAACATTGGCAGCCCGCTCTTCAACCGCGTCCGCATGACGCTGAGCAACGGCAAGGTGTTCGAAATCGAAGCGCAGGGAGCATCGGACGAAAACAAGTACATCCAGCGCGCCATGCTGAACGGACAGGAATGGAACAAGCCCTGGTTCGGCCACGACGACCTGAAAGAGGGTGGTAAACTGGTACTCGTCATGGGCAACCGTCCGAACAAGGCATGGGGCAGCGGTGCCGACGCCGTGCCACCCTCGGCAGATAAAGAGCAATAA
- the thiL gene encoding thiamine-phosphate kinase, translating to MRTEIASLGEFGLIDRLTEGIELENESSKYGVGDDAAVLSYPSEKQVLVTTDLLMEGVHFDLTYVPLKHLGYKSAVVNFSDIYAMNGTPRQITVSLGLSKRFSVEDMDELYSGIRLACQQYHVDIVGGDTTSSLTGLTISITCIGDVDKDKVVYRNGAKDTDLICVSGDLGAAYMGLQLLEREKVVLQGDKDIQPDFSGKEYLLERQLKPEARKDIIEKLAAAQIVPTSMMDISDGLSSELMHICKQSNAGCRIYEEHIPIDYQTAVMAEEFNMNLTTCALNGGEDYELLFTVSIAEHEKVSQMDGVRLIGHITKPELGCALITRDGQEFELKAQGWNPLKENKQ from the coding sequence ATGAGAACAGAAATAGCATCGCTCGGTGAGTTTGGTCTGATTGACCGCCTCACCGAAGGAATCGAACTAGAAAATGAATCCAGCAAATATGGGGTGGGCGACGATGCCGCCGTTCTCTCCTACCCTTCAGAAAAGCAAGTATTGGTAACAACCGACCTGCTTATGGAAGGTGTGCATTTTGACCTGACTTATGTTCCTTTGAAACATTTGGGATATAAATCAGCAGTAGTTAATTTCTCTGATATTTATGCCATGAACGGCACTCCCCGGCAGATTACGGTATCTCTGGGTCTTTCCAAGCGTTTCAGTGTGGAAGATATGGATGAACTTTATTCCGGTATCCGTCTGGCTTGCCAGCAATACCATGTCGACATTGTGGGAGGTGATACCACTTCTTCTCTGACAGGCCTCACTATCAGTATCACCTGTATTGGCGATGTCGACAAGGATAAAGTAGTTTACCGTAATGGAGCCAAAGACACCGACCTGATCTGCGTCAGCGGTGATTTGGGAGCAGCCTATATGGGGCTACAACTTTTGGAACGCGAAAAGGTAGTATTGCAAGGTGATAAAGATATCCAACCGGATTTCTCCGGCAAAGAATATTTATTAGAACGCCAATTGAAACCGGAAGCGCGCAAAGATATCATTGAGAAACTGGCAGCCGCCCAGATTGTCCCCACTTCTATGATGGACATTTCTGACGGTCTGTCATCAGAGCTGATGCATATATGTAAACAAAGCAATGCCGGTTGCCGCATCTACGAAGAGCATATCCCGATTGATTATCAGACAGCTGTGATGGCTGAAGAGTTTAACATGAATCTTACCACCTGTGCCTTAAACGGCGGAGAAGATTACGAACTCCTCTTTACCGTTTCCATCGCCGAGCATGAGAAAGTATCACAAATGGACGGAGTCCGTCTCATTGGACATATAACCAAGCCCGAACTTGGCTGTGCATTGATTACTCGTGATGGCCAAGAATTCGAATTAAAAGCACAGGGATGGAATCCATTAAAGGAAAATAAGCAATAG
- a CDS encoding purine-nucleoside phosphorylase, whose product MLEKIQETAAYLRGKMHTCPETAIILGTGLGSLANEITEKYEIKYSDIPHFPISTVEGHSGKLIFGKLGNKDIMAMQGRFHYYEGYSMKEVTFPVRVMRELGIKTLFVSNASGGTNADFEIGDLMIITDHINYFPEHPLRGKNIPYGPRFPDMSEAYSKELIRKADEIAKEKGIKVQHGVYIGTQGPTFETPAEYKLFHILGADAVGMSTVPEVIVANHCGIKVFGISVITDLGVEGKIVEVTHEEVQKAADAAQPKMTTIMRELINRA is encoded by the coding sequence ATGTTAGAAAAAATACAAGAAACCGCAGCTTATCTGAGAGGTAAGATGCATACCTGTCCGGAAACTGCTATTATACTAGGCACCGGACTTGGCAGTTTGGCAAACGAAATTACCGAGAAGTATGAAATAAAGTATTCGGATATCCCCCACTTCCCGATATCTACCGTCGAAGGTCACAGCGGTAAGCTGATTTTCGGCAAACTAGGCAATAAGGATATCATGGCTATGCAAGGACGCTTCCACTATTACGAGGGCTATTCCATGAAAGAAGTAACTTTCCCTGTACGTGTCATGCGTGAATTAGGTATCAAAACTTTGTTTGTATCCAATGCCAGTGGCGGTACCAATGCGGATTTCGAAATCGGTGACCTGATGATCATCACCGACCATATCAACTATTTCCCCGAACACCCGCTTCGCGGAAAGAATATCCCTTACGGACCTCGCTTCCCGGATATGAGCGAAGCATACAGCAAGGAACTGATCCGTAAAGCTGACGAAATTGCCAAAGAAAAAGGGATCAAAGTACAGCACGGAGTGTATATTGGTACCCAAGGTCCTACTTTCGAAACTCCTGCCGAATACAAACTATTCCATATCCTTGGTGCTGATGCGGTTGGCATGTCTACCGTTCCGGAAGTTATCGTAGCCAACCATTGTGGTATCAAAGTCTTCGGTATTTCCGTCATTACCGACTTGGGAGTAGAAGGAAAAATCGTAGAAGTAACGCACGAAGAGGTTCAGAAAGCTGCTGATGCCGCTCAACCGAAAATGACCACAATCATGCGCGAACTTATCAACCGTGCCTAA
- the lpxK gene encoding tetraacyldisaccharide 4'-kinase produces MDEHFIKIHKWLYPVSWLYGAVVMMRNKLFDWGILQSKSFDIPIINVGNLAVGGTGKTPHTEYLIKFLCNQYKVAVLSRGYKRHTKGYILAAPESTARSIGDEPYQMHQKFPSIAVAVDEKRCHGIEKLLALQKPSIEVILLDDAFQHRYVKPGLNILLTDYHRLFCDDTLLPAGRLREPISGKNRAQIVIVTKCPQDIKPIDYNIITKRLNLYPYQQLFFSSFRYGNLQPVFPITSPDTNAISANHEIALSSLANTDVLLMTGIASPTPILERLEGCTQQIDLLSFDDHHHFTHRDIQLIKERFHKLKGEHRLIITTEKDATRLINHPALDKDLKPFIYALPIEIEILQNQQDKFNQHIIDYVRKNTRNRSLSER; encoded by the coding sequence ATGGACGAACACTTTATCAAGATACATAAGTGGCTCTACCCTGTATCCTGGCTCTATGGAGCAGTGGTAATGATGAGAAATAAACTCTTTGACTGGGGAATTCTCCAATCAAAGAGTTTTGATATACCTATCATCAATGTGGGTAATCTCGCTGTAGGAGGGACAGGAAAAACTCCGCACACTGAATATCTGATAAAATTTCTTTGTAATCAATATAAGGTAGCTGTATTAAGCCGGGGATACAAACGGCACACGAAAGGTTATATACTGGCAGCTCCGGAAAGTACGGCAAGAAGCATTGGCGATGAACCTTACCAGATGCATCAAAAATTCCCGTCTATCGCAGTCGCTGTCGATGAAAAGCGTTGTCATGGCATAGAAAAGTTGCTTGCACTGCAAAAGCCATCAATAGAAGTTATCCTATTGGACGATGCTTTCCAACACCGATACGTCAAGCCGGGATTGAATATTCTGTTAACGGATTATCACCGGTTATTCTGTGATGACACCTTGCTCCCTGCCGGACGGCTTCGTGAACCAATTAGCGGCAAAAACCGGGCACAAATCGTTATTGTCACCAAATGCCCGCAAGACATCAAACCTATTGATTATAACATCATCACGAAACGACTGAACCTTTATCCATATCAACAGTTATTCTTCTCATCGTTCCGGTATGGCAACCTACAACCTGTGTTCCCTATTACATCTCCGGATACAAATGCCATTTCGGCAAACCATGAGATTGCTTTGTCCTCATTGGCAAACACTGATGTATTATTGATGACGGGAATCGCCTCACCTACCCCTATTCTCGAGAGACTGGAAGGGTGTACCCAACAAATAGATTTACTATCGTTTGACGATCACCACCATTTCACTCATCGGGATATACAGCTTATCAAAGAACGGTTTCATAAACTGAAAGGAGAACACCGGTTGATTATTACCACTGAGAAAGATGCAACACGCCTGATTAACCATCCGGCTTTGGACAAGGATTTGAAACCATTTATCTATGCCTTGCCTATTGAAATTGAAATATTACAGAATCAACAAGATAAATTTAACCAACATATTATTGACTATGTTAGAAAAAATACAAGAAACCGCAGCTTATCTGAGAGGTAA